The sequence CTGTGCCAGGGGAATCCTCACCCAGAAACAATCCCGGTTTTTAGgccactttacaccactctgggtCTTTAATCCAGCACaaaggggttggagtgggggtgagggtctcattcttctcttccatgcATGGAATACTATCCTGGAATTCCTTTCTTTATCCATGAAAACTATAAGGAGAATAGATaggggaatgtgtgtgttaatgtCCCAGCCTGGGGTCATATTTTCCCAGTGATGTGATAAACAACTTCAGTGCCAAAGAGAGAATGAATTTCAAAGAGTTTTTTGTCCCCTTTCCAGCTTTAGGAAAGAGGAGACCTTAATTCCTCTTTGCAgctgtttttccagcagtgatcaGATTAAATAttagctcctccccccccccgccccccacgagCGTGTGCATTACAAAAACTGACTAATCTTTGAGCCTTGTATTAAGCAATGCAGAATATCTCCCAGCTTGGTTTGTGTTGCATTTTTGACCCCTTTGGAGACTGCAGTTATAGGCTTGGTTACTCTCTCAGTCTCCATGCCTCAGTAAATAAAAGTAATATTCAGTCAGGGGCTGCATTTGCTCACTGGCTTATGCAGAAGTATAGCAACATTTCAAGCTTCACAAAAGAACCAGCATAAACTGTTCAGTGGAGGACAATGGAGCTCTGCAAAGATACATCTGTGAAAATGAATGATGGGCACAGAATTCCTGTGGTCGGATTTGGTACCTATGCCCCCGATACAGTGAGTAAACCTTTTATAGAGTATTCCAGAGTAGGAAGTTTGTGTTTGTTGTATGAAGTTTGGTGCTGTGCATGAAAACGAGCAACTGACAGCACTAAGATCTAGATAGTGAGGGTAGGCACTGTACAGTTTCCTCCACAGAGCTCTCCATCCCGGCATGCAGCACTTTCTGCAGTTCCAACAATGGGCCCCATGCAGTTCTGCAGTGCACTTCATCTCTGACTTGCCATCAGGTTAGCTGTTCCATTCATGGGCCCACAGCCTCTCTGCAACACACATCAGTCCTGACCTGCTGCTTGCTTTGCTATTCCAGTTCTTTCCTCATTTAACTGTCAATTGTTCTATACCGGGTAGTTTTTATACACTTGCTAAGGATTTCTATACTGCGATATTTGGAATCCAGCTATTTGTTCTCTAATGTGTTGTATCTTCTAAGTGCCTGTAAGTTCACAACTGCAGCTCCTATTGCTGTTTTGGGGGGTCCATTCCACACCTGAATTCCACATGCTGTGCTTAAAGGCATGTCTACACGACTTTCAGAGCTTTAATTTATGCTCCATTGTTTTTCACCCGCTTactctcttgagtaattttgtgtcatcctCTCTGGGCCATTCAAAATGTTATACACCTCAATCAGGACATGTGCCCTCAGCACTACCCTGTATTTCAGGAACATCCCTCCAACGATAATACTAAGCTGATGACAGGTGAGTGTCCCTTTTGagtgaggagggagaagaatttggTGATCTTATTTGTAACTTAATTACTGCTCAGAGTCTGCCAGCAGCATCtgttatttttcttctctctcactctctgatTGTGTAGCTACATGTAAATACATGTTCTGTGCCAGATAAACAATAAATGTGCTGACGCCATTCAAAACTGTATTTGCTTCATGGGGTAAGCAAACAAAGACTGACCATGAAAAGAATAGGGGACTTAGGTAATGGGATACAAAGCCTTTTATCTCTTTGTAACTCCCGGGTTCAGAGTCCACCCAAATTATTAGTGACTAAAAATCACGATATTGTACTTACGGCTCTCTCACCCATAGATCCCAAGCACTTTGCAATGGAAGGTAAGTATCACTATCCTAATTctatacatggggaaactgaagaaaagaacttgcccaagatcaccgtCAAGACCGAAATCTTGAAATCAAATCAGCATGGGCAGGCTCTTGAGCCCATGCAAAATCCCTTTGATGTCACACTCACTCATGTACAGGTTACCATCTTTCAGtttcccaaaaagaggacactgcctcgggagtgggggagctgcaggggggtacagctggggggtgctggagggataTGTGTGTACTGTGGTGGGATATttgggggggtgctggaggggtgtgtgtactgggagcataggtgctggaactaggggtactggcttgaagtggtttccatcatatacagggttacagtttggttcaatggctcccagcaccccctctatacaaattgttccagtacccctgTCTGGGAGGGGGTACttggggtgtgtgggaggaggcttTTTGTGGGTGGCAGAGGGGTCTGTGTATTGGGAGTGGTATTtgaggggtgctggaggtggtgTGTGTACTggagggggtatttgggtggGGCTCAAGGGGGCACCTGTGGCCTCACCTTGAGGTGGGGGGCATTGTTGCTCCCTGTCAcggtggcagggcagctggcatAGGTCCAGGATGTGGTGCCAGCAATCAGTCAGCgcctccctgcttctcctccttcccaggtCTGGGAGTGGGGGCCTACGTGGGCAGAATCTGGCAGATGCAGCTGCAGAGGAGGGACCAATCAGGGAACAGAGACAGCTCTTTCTGAGCTTGCAACACCTGCTCCACAAAAATCCTGGACATTTTATCTTATTTGAAAAGTCCACCTAGTCAGGGGGCTGCGTGGGTCAAACCTTTTGCTCCTTACTCGATTGTTATTCAGTCCTTCAggaaaaactttcattgactCAGATAAATAAGGACCTGAGACATTGATTCATTGTGCAGATTATCAGCATTCCAATGGTTTAACTTGTGATACTCTCTGATGAATCAAAggttactgaaatcaatggaggttgtactggtgtaaatgaggccAGAACTTGCCCCCTCACTTTTAGGTGATTAGGGACTAAAAGTGTAGTTCTAGTTTGAAAAGGGGCTCTGTAAAAATTACAGGGTGGTTCCATATTATTGTCTTTCAAGTGATTTCAGGATTAAATGTGGTCAATTTACaactaaaaaatgtattttctgacTGCTAgggctgtgaaattgacattcaACATGAGAGGCAAGCTGTGTTGTTTTCTTCTTATGTTTCATCATCAGTAAAAGGGTCGtgaaggccaaattctggtctcagtGACACCTGTGCCATCCCATTATCTTTAATAGATTGGCCTATAGAATTTAGTAGGGATGAAAGTAATAAGATTTTTTAGCAATTAAATAGAGTTCTTTAAATGGTGTTTAAAAGCTTATTGAATGTAATAGAAATGTATCacttttctgaaacatttttaaaccaATGTGAGACTTTATTAGAGAATTACATCTGTTCTATAGAATGTGTGGACTGGTTTAAAAATTCTGTAGAACTATGGTCATtgtctattaaattctataggacttttccataatgGAAAATTTACTTTTTTCACTAACGTAAGCAGAGGTGAGTGTGAATACACACAGAGAAAGCGTCTGAGTAAGAAGGTGACATTTTTACACGGTCACTTTTCATACTGGATCCACACTTTAAAATATCGTCCCTGAGCCAGACATGTTTGaggctttttgtctttctgtttttaattcataGGTTCCAAAAAGTAAGTGTGAGGAGGCTGTAAAGGTGGCCATTGAAGTTGGCTACCGCCATATAGATGGAGCCTATTTCTATGAGAATGAGGAAGAGGTTGGGCGAGCCATTCGAGAGAAGATTGCAGATGGAACAGTCAAAAGAGAGGACATATTTTACACAGGAAAGGTAATTTTGTTCTAAATCCCATCACTTGTTCTCTGCTTCTTTTTATGCTGCCTTTCGGCAGCAAGAAAGCAGTGACTTTAGTGAAGGGGTTAGTACAAGTTGTAGCAGGCTGACAGGATTTGCCTGAAACACCCCTCTTGTTACCAGGTGCTAATCCCGTGGGAAAAGTGTTAAATGCATTTAGTGCCAGCTGGAGCTTTAGCAGGTGTGGTGCCTATATACAGTTACCAGATAAAAACTACATTTTACTGAAGTTAAGGGAGAGTACGTGTTAGTAACCTAAGGGTAAAAGCATTAGAAGGGATGCTGTAATTATCCCCAAGCCAATCATTACAGACCAGGTGACAGAGATTTAAAGTTACACTTGAAAGAAATCCAAATATGTTAAGCTATGGAAGTAcacaggttaggcacctaaacgaTCTTAACTCTGATAACTGTAACTATGCGTGCAATAGCCGTATAATTAGGATTGGTGCGTTATTTGTGGTCTGAGACTGGATTAAATTGATTTTGAAAGACACATTAGTTGTTTCCAATTTCTACCCTCATGGTGCCCGTAGAGGACAGAGTTCCTGTATGAATGTTCACTTTTTCATGCTGCAGGGTATGATGATGCAACATTAATTAAATGTCGGGCACGCATAGACTTTGtatattattaaaattaaaatttggaTAAAATAATGCATAATATACTGTATATACCATGACATTTCATGCCTGAGATATAGCAGAATAAAGTTATTTGGGGAATCAGCCTTGTGAACATACGATTCTGATGGCACTTATTCTCTTTTCACTCTTTACAGCTTTGGAGCACCTTTAACGCTCCTGTGATGGTCCAATCAGCCCTGAAAAAGTCACTGAAGAGCCTGCAGTTTGACTACATTGATCTCTATATTATTCATACACCCCTATctttaaaggtaaaaaaaaaagttctgtctGAACACAGGAGAATCTCGTCCCCACAGTTCCCCTTTTGCTTTAAGACAGACCAAATGTTAACTGCTTGATTCAGAGACATTGCTGTAAGGAACAAAGGGCTTTACAATACCAAACAATTTCCCTATGTATATTTCTTCCAGATCAGATGTAAAATGGGCTTTCATTTATATTAGGGATGCAGAGGTAATCAAGGAAACTGATGGACTGAACATCCATCAGGTTTCAGAAAGAACTTTGCACTTAATAATAAAGGTTAAATGTGCTGTGAATATTGAGTTACTGACATGCCACAATAGCTTAATATATTTCCAGAATTTCTCCAGAAAGCAATTCACATCAAGTGTCATACCGAAGGGGAGGTTTATCTGATtatattgtttcttttgtttttaagccTGGAGATGATTTACTCCCAGAGGATGGAAATGGAAAATTGATTTTTGATAACGTAGACCTTTGTGCCACATGGGAGGTGGGTATCATGTACTAGTATAACATGAAAACACCTGTGCAAAACTGTCATGAAAACTTACCAGGCCAGGCACAAAATGTACTTACCCATGAGTGTAtgagaaaacaaaaaatcagatCTCTATTTCAGGGCATAAGCTAAATTCTAAGAGGggtttaggaagaaacttttccTGGAGGTGGGTTATTTCATAGCTGTCCATTGTGGATTTCTTTTATCTTCCTCTAAAGCAGCTGGTAGAGGTCACTCTTGGAACGGGACAAAATGGGCCACTGGTTTGCTCCAGTATGGTAGTTCCTATGATCCTACTCACCTGCAGAAAAATGTTACTCACCTGGGAGAATGGAAGCATGGAATATTGTAAAGCAGGGGCAGTCAGTAGGCGGGCCGTGGGCCAAAACTGGGCCgctagatgcttttgaacagaccctggAATCATTTTATTTACTTACTATCATTGTTAACATTGCAGAGTGAAAAATGTTtcactggagtctggaccttgactgtaccttgaccaagaaattttaaccttgacaaaaaaataataGACCACCCCTTTTGTAAGGCTATGTTAAGATACAAGGCAGTTCTTTTATTAGTCCAGTAATGATGACTAAGGTGTGCTGAAGGGGTCCCTCCTGatgctgtttttctaaaagaaacaaAGAGCTTCTCTAAACACAAATGTTACTGCTTATCTCCCTTCTGGGGGAAAGAAGCTATGCCAATATTAAGCACCCTTATATCAGTATAACAGCATCCACACCAGGGGGTTTACTAGTACAaatgttttggttaaaaaaaaccccaaacccttaaCTGAGATAGTTATACCTGGTACAAAAAccatgtgtagaccaggcctaaaaatTACATGGTCTCAGGCTGCCATGGAAACCTCCTGGAggaaagagggggaggggcaagaaagaaaatggaggaagAATTAACCTTGATtttcttaacttttttctttACTATTTCATTGTATCTGTTTTGTTGCTGTAAAAGGGGGATGTACACCACCTATACATTAGGGAGTTCAATCCTCAGGCCCTTTTCCAGCTACTTTGCACTGCTCCGGCAAACCACCAGGCAAACCATAGTTCATCAAAACTCACGTTGTCTTCACATGAGAGGCCTGGAACTAGAGCTAGGTAAATGACAGATCTTGCCATTTGGAAAATtccaaaaaaaggggaaaaaatggctcAGGTTGAACTGAAGCTTTCCAGAGTTTTCTGTGAATTGAAAAAGTCCATTTTGATCTGTTCCAGAGCAGGTATTCTCCCTTGGCCTCCCACAACccaggtgagttccctaaccactgggctaaatgttCTAAAGGGGGTGGCTGCTAGAGTTAACACCTGGCTGGTATTTGGCCAACCTGGCCAGGTTTTTTTATGggtttgccagttgccagaaaaatcaTTTAATCCGCCGGGTTTTTTTatgtgggtctaaagatttgcattatcatcacaatacactgggatatctgatgttaaaagtttctgtgtccagctaaagatgcttcAGTGTTCCCACTTGCACAGTTTAAGcgataacagatcaaaactgttgaaagtACAACAGCTGCCTGCCCAGTGCCCACCAACACACAAGTGCACCGCGCATATGAGCGAGAGAGGGTTTCAGTCAAGCGAGCGTGAGGAGACGTACAATGTTATCAGTCTCATCTATATGTGTTATCTCTCTAGATAGGATGAGTGGCTGTCAGGGGGAGTTGCGGAGCTGccttgtggggtgtgtgtgctggggttTTTTCATTTCTAAGATGGTAACCCTAATGGCCGCACCACCATCATCACAATTCCCTCTCCTCatctggccattttgtgaattGCCAAAACTATTCATGTCCAATTCTTGGATAGTTTTGGGTTAAttgaaattactttttttgtcaagtaaactatttgtctgaaaaatgcCTCCCAGCTGTGTCCAGGACTGATGACGCAGGAGGGTTCTAGGTCAGAACTGAAATGCCCAGGTTTCCCAACTCTCACAGGTTTAttgtgagtctcatgatatttgctATTTTTCTTAAAACACAACTCctggaatgctgctgttgtgtgcaaatctcagctttcacttaaacAAAACAAGTATCTTTCTAGACCCCCATGAGTTTGGAGAGAAGCTTCTAAACATGACTCAGGTAAACCCTAAAGTTTCAAAAaccaaaaggtaaataaaaagagcCCCTCCTTTTTTAAGTCTCATGGTTTTTTAACCAGTCTCATGatattttagggcctgattcatgctttttgaacacttggggttggcaatactgagtgTACTAACAGATCTCTGTAGGGAAGTAATGCAATGACAGTGAAAAAATAAAGCAGTCTCTAGTCTGTGCTAGTAGGCGCCAGTCCCGCAAGCTGCATTGTGCAGACACTCATGCTATAGGCAGCAGTGACAATGGACCTGACCATATTTTCTTTCCCAGGCCATGGAGGCATGTAAAGATGCAGGCTTGGTGAAGTCCATTGGAGTGTCCAACTTCAACCACAGACAGCTGGAGATGATCCTGAACAAACCTGGACTCAAGTACAAACCTGTCTGCAACCAGGTAACACTCTGAGCTTCAGCTAAAATGAAGGCCCAGAAGGGTTCGTTGTGACTCCATAAAGAGAACTGGAAAACAAGAGTCATGCAGCAGagcctgggagagagagaagggctagaGGACAACCCAAGCCAAGTGGGGCAAAGCCAGGTCACTCTGCACTTTGCTGTGCTTCTCCTTTCTCCTGGAAACACTGATTCAGATAGTAATGAAATTCCATAGAAATCAGACTGTATTTTAAGGGAAAGTATGAGAAAATCTACTCCTGTCTTGGGGGCTTTCTTCTCTGGAAAAAACTCTTGTTTTTAGCCAAGCTTCAATGAGGCTTCCAATATTAAGTGTGCAATTATATTTCAGCTGCTTAACTGCTGGCACGTTTCTTTTCGCCTACAACAGTACCCTTTTAAATATCGAGCTGATTTGCAGGTGCAGTCAGGTATTTAGATTTCTCAGGACATGCAGTTACAGGCACCAATAAATATGCCTGCCTTTAACTACAGTCACCTCACTGGAGGCCATTTTGGACATGTAGGATAGAGATAATGGGGCGGGTTGTGTGACTGTCACTGTTTGTACAATCGGAAATCTCCATTTTTCTAATGCTTCAGGTTGAATGTCATCCTTACCTCAACCAAAGAAAATTGCTGGAGTTCTGCAAATCCAAAAATATTGTGCTGGTGGCTTTTAGTGCCTTGGGATCTCACAGAGAGGAGAGATGGTAAGGAAAGAAGCTGACTGTTGAGTCTCATTACTAAAAGAATGTATCTGATTTTCCACTACCTTGAtcttgtgtggtcatttacatGGGTGGAAAGTGGGCATAGCATGCTAACAAATTGGCATGGCTGTGTTTTGCACCCATTTGGCACAGAtataaatgaccacacaaggAGACAGGCAGTGGAGAATTTGGCCTAATATGTTTGCTAAATATCTGATGATAAATAAGTATTGCTTCCAACAGGCTCAGCTCTCACTGATCCCGAGATCAGAAACACTCACTCCGTGTCTGTATTCCCTTGCAGGGTGGATCAAAGCACTCCACTTCTGCTAGAGGATCCAGTACTGAACGCTCTGGCCAAAAAATACAGCCGAAGCCCAGCTCTAGTAGCCCTGCGCTACCAGCTGCAGCGTGGTGTCGTGGTCCTTGCCAAGAGCTTCACCAGAAAGCGTATTGAAGACAATTTCAAGGTAAAGCGGTGGAAAGGAGAAATACCATTAGAAACACTCGCAAGTTTGAAAATAGTGGATGTAAAATACCACTTTTAGTTCCTGCCCTACATGGACATGGCCTCTCAAGTTGAGGACTGACGGCACCTCCATGCATATAGCCAAACTCCttaggacagggactgtcatttgccctgtgtttgtacagtccctCACACAATTCAAGGCCAGGTTGGTTAAGGCCactgggtgctactgcaatataaaggTTGCATAGTTATAAAGGGACATTTCAGAGAGAGATTTGTTGGACAAAGGCCAAAGTGTTATCCTGTACATGTTTCTCATCCCCAAGTGAAGCTATAAGCAACTCAGGCAACACAAATTAATTCATGCAAAGAGGTTTTGTCTGGAATTTCTCTGCTAATCtagagccaaattctgaggtCTTTACTTAGTTTCTGTTCAGTTGTTCAGTTCAATTGTTACTCAATCCTGACTTGGGCAAAACTCACATCGTCCTCAGTAAGTAACGATTGGGTGAGAACTTCAGTATCTGGCCTTTGATGCACATGCAGAGACTCTTCTAGCAGCAGTGTGCTGGGCCCATAACCCAGAGGatagtgcaggggtcggcaacctatggcacgcgtgccaaagacagcacgcgagccaatttttagcggcagggggctgggagcacccccacacaccccagccctctgtcctgacccctgcaccccccacacaccccagccctctgccctgacccctgaacccccccacaccccagctccgtgtcctgacccctgaaccccccccacaatcccagccctgactccggcacccccgacacatacccagcccccccacaccctgactcttgcaccccccacatccccatccccactctgagcaccaaacgggagctcctgcacacacacacacacacacaccccacattcccacctgcacccctcacaccaaatggaagctgcccaggtaagcactccacacccaaacctcctgccccaaccctgagccccctccctcattctagctcctggccagaccctgcaccccaacccccagcctgctccttcacccccagccctgtgctcagtgcactcccaccctcagctcagtgcagagagagaagaagagaatgggctagaaccagggagaaggtaggtacgtacctactctatgtggacagggccgggaccccagaccagcagcgggctgagaggggccggcagccgggacctggctggcaggagccgcagacagaaccccagactggcattGGGCTgagcggcagcaggctgagctgctcagcccattgctggtctggggtcctggcagcCGGCCCCACTCatcccactgccggtctggggttctggctgccagccccttgccagccagggtcccggccactggccccgctcagcccgctgccggcctaggtgaacagaacccaaagccggcagtgggctgagcaggccaGGGGAGTAAGatcagtattttaatttaattttaaatgaagcttcttaaacattttgaaaaccttgtttacatatgacaaCAGTTTagctatataatatatagacttatagagagagaccttctaaaaaacgttcagatgtattactggcacacaaaaccttaaatgaaagtgaataaatgaagactcggcacaccacttctaaaaggttgccgaccccgggTTAGTGGATTGAAATCATCCTCTACTAGGTTGCATTTGGGAGAGGGAGTTGGTCCAGTAGCTGGGGCACTGGACTAGGCTGTGGAAGTTGTAGGTTCCATTCCCtactctgccatggacttcctgtgtgaccttcggcaagtcagttactctctctctctctctgcctgagtGTTGTTTTCCATTACAAATGGGGATGATGATTGAGATGCTTCCCTACCTCCTAGTGGTGTTGTGAGTATAAACACAATAAAGATtgggaagtgctttgaaatctactaTATAAGaaataggtattattattattatttattattattattatttcagtgaCTGACACTCTCAATGACGAGCATGTTAGAACGAATGAAATCCCTTCCTGCTTTATGAAGGGCCAATTTGGTCCATCCCATAGGCAAATCTGATGATTAGCGTTTTTTTCTCTGATAGGTGTTTGACTTCCAGTTGACAGAGGAGGACATGAAAGCCATTGATAGCCTGAACCAAAACCTTCGCTATGACCTGTGTCCACAGTGAGTTGCAGTACTTGGGTTTTAAGAATTTTTAAGTGTGTAGAAATCAACTGTGGGCCATACAGCTGGACAAAAGACAGATTGTGTTAGTCTCGCAGCACTGTCAGGTTTGATACCTTCCTGCAGGTCCTGCAATGCAGCAGGCAGTGGAAATTTGGAATCTAAGACTCACCATCCGTTCTTTGCTCCCTAGACAGCACAGACTAGAAAGTTCTTGGAGTGGCTTTCAGTAATTGCTGTGGTCGGACGCTGAAAAGATCTCACTGGCAGGAAGCTCTTCCTGACAGTCAGACCTGTCTTCATCATCCTATTAATTCCGGTTATATCCTCTTATACAGATATTAAATAATCTTTGATGATTATCATAAGTGTTGCATAGTTTGCATAATGCAAATATGGATGCCACATCTTAGCTGCTTGCAGTTTGCATGGGGATATTTCATGGAAATTAAACAGCTGTTatctgcattttgttttttagatTTTTGGACCATCCTGAGTATCCATTTGCTGATGACTATTAAAGAGGATCCATTTGCAATTCCTGTGTTGTTAGCAACTAGTAATAATGCTCTATACTTAGGGCCAATTCTAGAGGGAAAATACCATTTATAACACTGTTGCCATCACCTTCTCTACTGTGTAATTTAACCTACACGGTAAGGAGATAAATCTCATCCTTACAAAGACTTGCCTTCTTGCTTTTGATAATGCTGAGCGGGAAAAGGGGTATTTTGAATATAGTTATCAGTTCCTGCCCCTGATCTTTCATAAATATTTTGTCTTCATTCTGAGCTGCTAGAACTTAATCCCTTGGAATGAACCGTGCCtcctgaaaatctcagccaagcTAGTATGTAAAAACTTAGTGACTAACCAAATATTAGGTGGTGGTATAGCCTTGTTAATTCCAGGATTTTAagtagacaaggtgggtgaggtattatcttttattggatcagttTCTGTAAGTCaatgagacaagcttttgagttacacaTAGCCTATGcaacctgaaggagagctctgtgtaagctcaaaagcttgtctctttcaccaacagaagttggccctataaaagatattacctcaccccccttgtctctcaaACATCAGGTACTCATTTGTGGCTCAGTCCTGGAGCACTCCCATGGGAGTGGAGGATGCTCAGGTTTGGTGTCAGCTAGCATCTCACTGAACTCATCAGGCACAAATTTTCACTTAACACAATCCTCTGCCCTCACAACAAAGATGTCCCAGTATCTGTCAAACTAAATGAAGAGGAAATAGAAGCTCTGAGCTCCATTTAGAGACATGTTTAGCATATTTCATTTGACTCCATCATAGTAATAAAAGCTCTCACTACAcccatttcttttgcttttcctccatttcttttatATGCTGACAAGAAGGGGTGTGGTCACACTGCGTTTATAGCAATCTGCAGTTCTCAGGGAAGCAGCTGGCTGGCTCTGCTGCCCGCTGGTGGCTACCAGGAAAGTCTGACAtaggaaacaggtttcagagtggtagccgtgttagtctgcatcagcaaaaacaatgaggagtccttgtggcaccttagagactaacaaaactatttgggcataagctttcgtgggctaaaacccacttcatcagatgcatggagtggaaaatacagtagcaggtatatatacacagtacatgaaaagatgggagttgcctttccAAGTGAGGGGTCAGTgataatgagacaattcaattaaagtggaagtagGCTATTCTCAATATtagaataccaagggagaaaaaatcacttttgtagtggtaatgagggtggcccatttcaaacagtagacaagaaggtgtgagtaacagtaggaggAAATTAGTTTGGGGACATtggtttttgtaatgacccatccactcccagtctttattccggcctaatttgatggtgtccagtttgcaaattaattccagttctgcagtttctggctggggtctgtttttgaagtttttttgttgaagaattgccacttttaagtctcttattgagtgaccagggaaattgaagtgttctcctactggtttttgaacgttataattcctgatgtcagatttgtgtccattttttcttttgcatagagactgtccggtttggccaatgtacatgacagaggggcattgctggcacatgatggcatatatcacattggtggatgtatgtactgtgtatatatacctgctactgtattttccactccatgcatctgatgaagtgggttttagtccacaaaagtttatgcccaaataaatttgttagtctctaaggtgccacaaggacgactccttgtttttgctgacatAGGAAAGTGGACTTAAAAGA is a genomic window of Natator depressus isolate rNatDep1 chromosome 1, rNatDep2.hap1, whole genome shotgun sequence containing:
- the LOC141977222 gene encoding prostaglandin-E(2) 9-reductase-like; the encoded protein is MELCKDTSVKMNDGHRIPVVGFGTYAPDTVPKSKCEEAVKVAIEVGYRHIDGAYFYENEEEVGRAIREKIADGTVKREDIFYTGKLWSTFNAPVMVQSALKKSLKSLQFDYIDLYIIHTPLSLKPGDDLLPEDGNGKLIFDNVDLCATWEAMEACKDAGLVKSIGVSNFNHRQLEMILNKPGLKYKPVCNQVECHPYLNQRKLLEFCKSKNIVLVAFSALGSHREERWVDQSTPLLLEDPVLNALAKKYSRSPALVALRYQLQRGVVVLAKSFTRKRIEDNFKVFDFQLTEEDMKAIDSLNQNLRYDLCPQFLDHPECPSICQTK